The following coding sequences are from one Reyranella humidisoli window:
- the bufB gene encoding MNIO family bufferin maturase: MLPVAGIGLRSPHLAEIARDRPATGFLEVHAENYLAASPARQAVERLRQDYELSIHAVGLSLGSADGLDEVHLDRVSALIARLQPALVSDHLAWSVSDGRYFNDLLPLPYTEEALQLVTRNVDRLQEKIGRQVLVENPSCYLAFNHSTLTEPEFLSELARRTGCGLLLDANNIVVTAHNLRLDPTSWLNDLPAAAIGEYHLAGHAMNEADGETILIDDHGSRVSDNVWSLFQEIVRRHGPRPTLIEWDTDLPAIGVLLDEARRADEALDARKGTDARAA, encoded by the coding sequence ATGCTCCCGGTCGCCGGCATCGGGCTGCGCTCGCCGCACCTCGCGGAGATCGCGCGCGACCGGCCGGCGACCGGCTTCCTCGAGGTCCACGCCGAGAACTATCTCGCGGCGTCTCCGGCAAGGCAGGCCGTCGAGAGGCTGCGGCAGGACTATGAACTTTCCATACATGCCGTGGGGCTTTCGCTGGGCTCCGCCGACGGTCTCGACGAGGTGCATCTCGATCGCGTCTCCGCGCTGATCGCTCGACTGCAGCCCGCGCTGGTTTCCGACCATCTCGCCTGGAGCGTTTCGGACGGGCGCTACTTCAACGACCTGCTGCCGCTGCCCTACACGGAGGAAGCGCTCCAGCTCGTCACGCGCAACGTCGATCGTCTGCAGGAGAAAATCGGGCGGCAGGTGCTGGTCGAGAATCCGTCCTGTTATCTCGCCTTCAATCACTCGACCCTAACGGAACCCGAGTTCCTGTCGGAACTGGCGCGCCGCACCGGCTGCGGGCTGTTGCTGGACGCCAACAACATCGTGGTCACGGCGCACAATCTGCGGCTCGATCCGACGTCGTGGCTGAATGATCTTCCAGCCGCGGCGATCGGCGAATACCATCTGGCCGGCCATGCGATGAACGAGGCCGACGGCGAGACGATCCTGATCGACGATCACGGCAGCCGCGTGAGCGATAATGTGTGGAGCCTGTTCCAGGAGATCGTGCGACGCCATGGGCCGCGTCCGACCCTGATCGAATGGGACACCGACCTCCCCGCCATCGGCGTGCTGCTCGACGAAGCGCGGCGGGCCGATGAAGCGCTCGACGCGAGGAAGGGGACCGATGCTCGCGCTGCGTGA
- a CDS encoding DUF4424 family protein produces the protein MGVSVPVLAARALALALAFVGSAMANDSSSELAAGGIVLVKTDAITMQREDLTLSPSEVKVRYEMRNDTGQPVTLRVAFPMPEVPSDTPAGMTTKSGAHNVAMRPPTDPDFLRFRVWADGREIKPEIEIKAQLPDGRDIAEALQAIGGPTLVLQPGIFPSPEDKPLDAAVRQKLQALGALEPLDGGEGFRLPWSVRITFHWMQTFAPGVTVVEHSYRPVIGSRFIVIEDGKIGGSGGEDPVRAFCIDAATDQSIRAANRRLKEARRPAGADAPLLMGYTLGYILQTARNWRGGAIGTFHLTLQGGPIAAEGRTVGDVRVTTLCTGLPLRRTGPQRFEATVRDYVPKEDLRILFIAE, from the coding sequence ATGGGCGTCTCGGTTCCCGTACTGGCCGCGCGTGCGCTCGCGTTGGCGCTCGCCTTCGTCGGCTCAGCGATGGCCAACGATTCGTCGTCCGAACTCGCCGCCGGCGGGATCGTGCTGGTGAAGACCGACGCGATCACCATGCAGCGCGAGGATCTCACGCTGTCGCCGTCGGAGGTGAAGGTGCGCTACGAGATGCGCAACGACACCGGCCAGCCGGTGACGCTGCGCGTCGCCTTCCCGATGCCCGAGGTGCCGAGCGACACCCCGGCCGGGATGACGACGAAAAGCGGCGCCCACAACGTTGCGATGCGGCCACCGACCGATCCCGATTTCCTGCGCTTCCGCGTCTGGGCGGACGGCCGCGAGATCAAGCCGGAGATCGAGATCAAGGCGCAGCTGCCCGACGGGCGCGACATCGCCGAGGCTCTGCAGGCGATCGGCGGACCGACGCTGGTGCTGCAGCCGGGCATCTTTCCCTCGCCCGAGGACAAGCCGCTCGACGCCGCCGTACGCCAGAAGCTGCAGGCGCTCGGCGCCCTCGAACCGCTGGACGGCGGCGAGGGTTTCCGGCTGCCGTGGAGCGTCCGCATCACCTTCCACTGGATGCAGACCTTCGCGCCGGGAGTCACGGTGGTCGAACACAGCTACCGGCCGGTGATCGGCAGCCGCTTCATCGTGATCGAGGACGGCAAGATCGGCGGCTCAGGAGGCGAAGATCCGGTTCGTGCCTTCTGCATCGATGCCGCCACCGACCAGTCAATCCGCGCCGCCAACCGCCGGTTGAAGGAAGCCAGGCGGCCGGCCGGCGCCGATGCGCCGCTCCTGATGGGCTACACGCTGGGCTACATTCTCCAGACGGCGCGCAACTGGCGCGGCGGCGCCATCGGAACGTTCCATCTCACCCTCCAGGGCGGTCCGATCGCCGCCGAGGGCCGGACCGTGGGCGACGTGCGCGTGACGACACTCTGCACCGGCCTGCCGCTGCGCCGCACCGGCCCGCAGCGCTTCGAGGCCACGGTGCGCGACTATGTGCCGAAAGAGGATCTGCGGATTCTCTTCATCGCGGAGTGA
- a CDS encoding BufA1 family periplasmic bufferin-type metallophore, with translation MNHTRIAIASALAAALVLPAATSQAQGNMEKCYGIAKAGKNDCQTAKSSCAGTSKKDAQADAWISVPKGACDKIIGGKLTPS, from the coding sequence ATGAACCATACCCGTATCGCCATCGCCTCGGCCCTCGCCGCCGCCCTCGTGCTGCCGGCCGCCACCAGCCAGGCGCAGGGCAACATGGAGAAGTGCTACGGCATCGCCAAGGCCGGCAAGAACGACTGCCAGACCGCCAAGTCGTCCTGCGCCGGCACGTCGAAGAAGGACGCGCAGGCTGACGCCTGGATTTCCGTCCCGAAGGGCGCCTGCGACAAGATCATCGGCGGCAAGCTCACGCCGAGCTGA
- the pdeM gene encoding ligase-associated DNA damage response endonuclease PdeM: MNRLGFVCAGEPLEALPMGALYWPAEQLLAVADLHLEKGSSYAVNARKLLPRYDTRQTLGALAELIETVQPRTVVCLGDSFHDRAAIERMPEAERIEIGRLTSRMRFVWIAGNHDPAPPPEGWGEVAEEFVAGPLVFRHAALFGPADGEVSGHYHPVAALTVRGRGLRRRCFLTDGRRLILPAFGAYAGGLNALDPAIAQLFPDDYDALVVGKDAVRRLSWRQLRPDARAFG; this comes from the coding sequence ATGAACAGGCTCGGGTTCGTCTGCGCGGGCGAGCCGCTCGAGGCGCTGCCGATGGGCGCCTTGTATTGGCCGGCAGAGCAGCTGCTGGCGGTAGCCGATCTTCATCTCGAGAAGGGCTCTTCCTATGCCGTCAACGCGCGCAAGCTGTTGCCGCGCTACGACACGCGGCAAACGCTGGGTGCGCTCGCGGAGCTGATCGAGACCGTGCAGCCGCGCACGGTCGTTTGCCTGGGCGACTCTTTTCACGATCGTGCCGCGATCGAGCGGATGCCGGAGGCGGAGCGGATCGAGATCGGGCGACTGACCTCGCGGATGCGCTTCGTCTGGATCGCCGGCAACCACGATCCAGCGCCGCCGCCCGAAGGCTGGGGCGAGGTTGCGGAAGAATTCGTCGCGGGACCTTTGGTGTTCAGGCATGCAGCTCTGTTCGGACCTGCCGATGGCGAGGTGTCCGGTCACTATCATCCCGTGGCGGCCCTCACGGTGCGAGGGCGCGGGCTGAGGCGGCGCTGCTTCCTGACCGACGGAAGGCGTCTCATCCTCCCGGCCTTCGGCGCCTATGCCGGCGGTCTCAACGCGCTCGATCCGGCGATCGCCCAGCTCTTCCCCGACGACTACGACGCGCTGGTCGTCGGAAAGGACGCCGTGCGCCGCCTGTCGTGGCGGCAGTTGAGGCCCGATGCCAGGGCGTTCGGCTGA
- the mobA gene encoding molybdenum cofactor guanylyltransferase MobA: MAAKALQNLGPVRSGAVVGVILAGGEGRRMGPGPLKPLRPLAGKPMIAHVVERLRPQVMDLVIVANDPDPAFKSLHVPVVADAPDIQRAARREGRRLGPLAGILAGMEWALKHHPHSGWILTAPADVPFLPLDLTVRLCGLMHVPEPDVLMVRHGKRREHTLAIWSVKLAADLRKAILDEGMRRVETFAQRYAFEELVWPGNAAPFLNVNTPAELSEALARLEPVRSRSRR, translated from the coding sequence ATGGCGGCGAAAGCGTTGCAAAATCTGGGGCCCGTGCGCAGCGGCGCGGTGGTTGGTGTCATCCTGGCCGGCGGCGAGGGACGGCGCATGGGGCCGGGCCCGCTGAAGCCGCTGCGGCCCCTGGCCGGCAAGCCGATGATCGCCCATGTGGTCGAGCGGTTGCGACCGCAGGTGATGGATCTGGTGATCGTGGCCAACGATCCCGACCCGGCCTTCAAGTCGCTCCACGTCCCCGTCGTCGCCGATGCGCCCGACATCCAGCGCGCCGCGCGGCGGGAGGGACGACGCCTCGGGCCGTTGGCCGGCATCCTGGCCGGGATGGAATGGGCGCTGAAGCATCACCCTCATTCTGGCTGGATCCTGACCGCGCCGGCCGACGTGCCGTTCCTGCCGCTCGACCTCACTGTTCGACTGTGCGGTCTGATGCACGTGCCCGAGCCGGACGTCCTGATGGTGCGCCACGGCAAGCGGCGCGAGCATACGCTGGCGATATGGTCGGTGAAACTGGCGGCCGATCTCCGGAAGGCGATCCTCGACGAAGGGATGCGCCGGGTCGAGACCTTCGCCCAGCGCTATGCCTTCGAGGAACTGGTCTGGCCGGGCAACGCCGCGCCTTTCCTCAACGTCAACACGCCCGCCGAGCTCAGCGAGGCGCTGGCTCGTCTGGAACCAGTTCGATCACGTTCCCGTCGATGA
- a CDS encoding DUF3553 domain-containing protein has protein sequence MFGKPGNGLLSPGDFVRHPSQPDWGLGQIQSMIGHRITVNFENAGKVVIDGNVIELVPDEPAPR, from the coding sequence TTGTTCGGAAAACCCGGTAACGGCCTCCTGAGCCCCGGCGACTTCGTGCGCCACCCCAGCCAGCCGGACTGGGGCCTGGGTCAGATCCAGTCGATGATCGGCCATCGCATCACCGTGAACTTCGAGAATGCCGGCAAGGTGGTCATCGACGGGAACGTGATCGAACTGGTTCCAGACGAGCCAGCGCCTCGCTGA
- a CDS encoding 2-keto-4-pentenoate hydratase: MTFSVAKVATWLHQVDKSRAVVGWWPEQFATDDERLAYKVQDAFLKKQMVKQGPLVGYKIALTSPQILAQTGLKGPAYGPIRKKRVFEHKATVRADRWTRLGAELEIILTVNADVPAPKGKPYDKDSIAQYVGSARAGFELIEDRGADYSRLAVNPLIMDAGWNGGSLLAKPNKDWAKLDLGNLNGSVSFDGKVVREGHSGDVLGHCYNALAWLANKLGDHGKRLKKGMIVSTGSMVACQFVPPGSTATGRIEGLGEVTLKYELPK; this comes from the coding sequence ATGACGTTCAGCGTCGCCAAGGTTGCCACGTGGCTGCATCAGGTCGACAAGTCGCGCGCCGTGGTCGGCTGGTGGCCCGAACAATTCGCGACCGACGACGAGCGGCTCGCCTACAAGGTACAGGACGCTTTCCTCAAGAAGCAGATGGTCAAGCAGGGCCCGCTCGTCGGCTACAAGATCGCGCTGACCTCGCCGCAGATCCTGGCGCAGACCGGCCTCAAGGGGCCCGCCTACGGACCGATCCGCAAGAAGCGTGTGTTCGAGCACAAGGCCACGGTGCGCGCCGATCGCTGGACGCGGCTGGGCGCCGAGTTGGAGATCATCCTGACGGTGAATGCCGACGTGCCGGCGCCGAAGGGCAAGCCCTACGACAAGGACTCGATCGCCCAATACGTCGGCAGCGCCCGCGCCGGCTTCGAGCTGATCGAGGATCGCGGCGCCGACTACAGCCGCCTCGCCGTCAATCCGCTGATCATGGACGCCGGCTGGAACGGCGGCTCGCTGCTGGCCAAGCCCAACAAGGACTGGGCCAAGCTCGACCTCGGCAACCTGAACGGCTCGGTCTCCTTCGACGGAAAGGTCGTACGCGAGGGGCATTCCGGCGACGTGCTGGGCCATTGCTACAACGCGCTCGCCTGGCTCGCCAACAAACTGGGCGACCACGGCAAGCGCTTGAAGAAGGGGATGATCGTCTCGACGGGCAGCATGGTCGCCTGCCAGTTCGTGCCGCCGGGCAGCACCGCCACCGGCAGGATCGAGGGCTTGGGCGAAGTGACGCTGAAGTACGAGCTGCCCAAGTAA